From the Paucidesulfovibrio gracilis DSM 16080 genome, one window contains:
- a CDS encoding SurA N-terminal domain-containing protein, producing MRKGIILILLTLFLLPGGKAQATEVHSIMAVVNGEIITSYDFQQRWSTIYTRIKKDYGDRLHTPKMQEQLRQLKTNLLEEMVNELIFAQEANRMGVSVSEDEVTAFIEGMKRDKGLDEERFQRFLEGNGMTEEELRKSVYDDMLKRRIVQNNVSSRIVVTDKEIEDEYAQRSGTTLGETVRNVTLSVIMAPDKAAMDTILEAMDDGMSFAEAADEYSVGPAVGNGGDLGLFAMGDLAASWREALQGVEKDEVSEPFEADGKWVLLQVTGESEGDAVEAMDDRTRQAIFEELRQKKFETLFEDFMELVRERAVVEFK from the coding sequence ATGCGAAAAGGGATTATTCTGATTTTGCTGACATTATTTTTGCTTCCGGGTGGCAAGGCCCAGGCTACGGAAGTTCACTCCATCATGGCTGTCGTCAATGGTGAAATCATCACCAGTTATGATTTTCAGCAACGTTGGTCCACAATTTATACCCGTATTAAAAAAGACTATGGTGACCGGTTGCATACGCCGAAGATGCAGGAACAGCTGCGTCAGCTCAAGACCAATTTGTTGGAGGAGATGGTCAATGAATTGATCTTTGCCCAGGAGGCGAACCGCATGGGGGTCTCCGTGAGCGAGGATGAGGTCACGGCTTTTATCGAAGGAATGAAGCGAGACAAGGGACTTGACGAAGAACGGTTCCAGCGTTTTCTGGAAGGCAACGGCATGACCGAGGAGGAGCTGCGCAAGTCGGTGTACGACGATATGCTCAAGCGCCGGATCGTTCAAAACAATGTCTCCAGTCGCATTGTTGTTACGGACAAGGAGATTGAGGATGAGTACGCCCAGCGCTCGGGGACGACGTTGGGGGAAACCGTTCGCAATGTGACGTTGAGTGTGATCATGGCACCGGACAAGGCTGCCATGGATACTATTTTGGAAGCTATGGATGATGGGATGTCTTTTGCCGAGGCCGCGGATGAATATTCCGTTGGACCCGCAGTGGGTAATGGCGGCGATCTTGGGCTGTTTGCCATGGGCGACCTGGCCGCCTCGTGGCGCGAGGCCTTGCAGGGCGTTGAAAAGGATGAGGTGAGCGAACCGTTTGAGGCCGACGGGAAATGGGTGCTTTTGCAGGTTACCGGAGAAAGCGAAGGCGATGCCGTGGAAGCGATGGATGACCGGACCCGGCAGGCCATTTTTGAGGAGCTGCGTCAGAAGAAGTTTGAAACGTTGTTCGAAGATTTTATGGAGCTTGTTCGGGAACGGGCCGTTGTGGAGTTCAAATAG
- a CDS encoding helix-turn-helix domain-containing protein, translated as MDLIQLGARMRQEREARKLSLADVTEATKISRRILVAFEDGDTDHFPHPVYAKGFLRNYARLLGMDPQECVRVLEREFHPDEDVETGTNVGISVKDLSDPCSKGGGSAPKWGAVAVVLVLLALLGGLVWFMMQEGEAARSAKAVAEPEVEQVLESEKPSAKPERASETGASASDSNPSDALPVAVQEPSIAASAGVSSSEAEQAASSREAKEDHLLEITAEEDVCWVGVFHPDGEEIGDTPWGDEFTVQPGQTVKYAFNGQRKFRFGRLERVQLVLDGKEHPVTGTGVVDVALP; from the coding sequence ATGGATTTGATTCAGCTCGGAGCGCGCATGCGCCAGGAGCGGGAAGCACGCAAGCTTTCCCTTGCCGATGTGACGGAGGCAACTAAAATCAGCCGTCGCATCCTTGTGGCTTTTGAGGATGGGGATACCGACCACTTCCCGCACCCTGTGTATGCCAAGGGGTTTCTTCGTAATTATGCCCGGTTGCTCGGCATGGACCCTCAGGAGTGTGTCCGGGTCTTGGAGCGGGAATTTCATCCTGACGAGGACGTCGAGACCGGCACCAATGTAGGAATCAGCGTTAAGGACTTGAGCGATCCTTGCAGCAAAGGAGGCGGCAGTGCTCCGAAATGGGGCGCTGTGGCGGTTGTTTTAGTCCTTCTTGCACTATTGGGCGGCTTGGTATGGTTTATGATGCAGGAAGGAGAAGCTGCCCGTTCCGCAAAGGCTGTTGCGGAGCCTGAAGTGGAGCAGGTACTGGAATCCGAGAAGCCTTCGGCGAAACCAGAAAGAGCGTCGGAGACCGGTGCTTCGGCATCCGATTCCAACCCGTCCGATGCGTTGCCCGTCGCTGTCCAGGAGCCTTCCATAGCCGCTTCAGCCGGTGTGTCATCTTCGGAGGCGGAGCAGGCGGCGTCATCCCGGGAGGCCAAAGAGGATCACCTGCTTGAAATTACGGCGGAGGAAGACGTCTGTTGGGTCGGAGTGTTTCACCCCGACGGTGAGGAAATCGGTGACACCCCCTGGGGAGACGAGTTTACGGTACAGCCGGGGCAGACCGTAAAGTATGCGTTCAACGGGCAGCGAAAGTTCCGGTTTGGACGGTTGGAACGCGTTCAGCTGGTTTTGGATGGAAAGGAACATCCCGTTACGGGAACGGGTGTTGTCGACGTCGCGTTGCCTTAG
- the recO gene encoding DNA repair protein RecO has product MREFTEKALVLRVGRFREADAWVRLLTPSRGVLTAFAFGGMKSRRRFPGCLDPLNLVLFHFNSDRRGRYLNLDEGTLLEGHPGVRGNRRNLGVAVNCLKFTEAVQVAPEGAEQTYDLLLRVLHLLEIPLASPEEIPLLFRARVGFSQGYQPHFLGCGGCGRSLEDFDNPRFFVEKGQVLCPSCVGPESLRRGLVVSHGALRALDWIMTHPPEEWPRLTVPPAVRGEFSEAVERFMAYHLGLEWDGGSFRNV; this is encoded by the coding sequence TTGCGCGAATTCACCGAAAAGGCCTTGGTACTTCGCGTCGGCCGTTTTCGGGAAGCGGACGCCTGGGTTCGTCTGTTGACCCCTTCCCGTGGTGTATTGACGGCGTTCGCTTTCGGGGGCATGAAAAGCCGCCGACGGTTTCCCGGATGTCTTGATCCGCTGAACCTGGTGCTTTTTCATTTTAACTCGGATCGTCGTGGCCGGTACCTTAACCTGGATGAAGGGACACTGCTGGAAGGACATCCCGGTGTACGCGGCAATCGTCGTAATCTCGGAGTGGCTGTGAACTGCCTGAAGTTCACCGAGGCCGTGCAGGTGGCGCCGGAAGGCGCGGAGCAAACGTATGATCTGCTGCTGCGGGTGTTGCATTTGTTGGAAATCCCGCTTGCCTCGCCTGAGGAGATACCACTTCTTTTTCGGGCCAGAGTAGGTTTTTCTCAGGGATATCAACCGCATTTTCTCGGCTGTGGCGGGTGCGGGCGCTCGCTGGAGGATTTTGACAACCCACGTTTTTTTGTGGAAAAAGGGCAAGTTTTGTGTCCGTCCTGCGTAGGGCCGGAATCGTTGCGCCGGGGGCTTGTGGTTTCACACGGCGCGTTGCGGGCGTTGGATTGGATAATGACCCACCCGCCGGAAGAGTGGCCTCGTTTGACCGTCCCACCAGCGGTTCGGGGAGAATTTTCCGAGGCCGTGGAGCGCTTTATGGCCTACCACCTCGGTCTTGAGTGGGACGGCGGATCTTTTCGGAATGTTTAG
- the glyQ gene encoding glycine--tRNA ligase subunit alpha, translating into MNFQDVILTLQKYWSEYGCVLMQPMDVECGAGTFNPSTFFRVIGPEPWHTAYVEPSRRPTDGRYGENPNRLQHYYQFQVILKPSPDDVQDLYLNSLKALGIDPAAHDIRFVEDDWESPTLGAWGLGWEVWLNGMEVTQFTYFQQVGGIDLKPVSVEITYGLERLCMYLQEKESVYDLSWNGNVTYGQVHHRNEVEQSRYNFELSNADMLLDLFNKFEAECLSLCEAGLPWPAYDYCLKCSHTFNLLDARGAISITERTGYIGRVRNLASSIAALYAAQREEMGYPMLGNRTNV; encoded by the coding sequence ATGAATTTTCAAGATGTTATCCTGACTCTGCAAAAGTATTGGTCCGAGTACGGCTGTGTTCTCATGCAGCCCATGGATGTAGAATGCGGGGCAGGGACTTTTAATCCTTCGACTTTTTTTCGGGTAATCGGCCCGGAACCCTGGCATACGGCGTACGTGGAGCCGTCCCGCCGTCCCACTGATGGACGCTATGGAGAAAATCCTAACCGGTTGCAGCACTATTACCAGTTTCAGGTTATTCTGAAGCCTTCCCCGGATGACGTACAGGATCTGTATCTGAACAGTCTTAAGGCGTTGGGCATCGATCCGGCTGCGCACGATATCCGATTTGTGGAAGATGATTGGGAGTCGCCGACTCTTGGTGCCTGGGGGCTGGGCTGGGAAGTTTGGCTCAATGGAATGGAAGTGACCCAGTTTACGTATTTCCAGCAGGTTGGCGGCATTGATCTCAAGCCTGTGAGTGTGGAAATCACCTACGGACTGGAACGGCTTTGCATGTATTTGCAGGAAAAAGAATCCGTGTACGATCTTTCCTGGAATGGGAACGTTACCTACGGCCAGGTCCACCATCGCAATGAGGTGGAACAATCCCGCTATAACTTTGAACTTTCCAACGCCGATATGCTGTTGGACCTGTTCAATAAGTTTGAGGCGGAGTGCTTAAGCCTCTGCGAGGCGGGACTGCCTTGGCCCGCGTATGACTATTGTCTGAAGTGTTCGCATACGTTCAACCTGCTGGACGCGAGAGGGGCCATTTCCATCACGGAGCGCACCGGCTATATCGGCCGCGTGCGCAATCTGGCTTCCTCCATCGCCGCTTTGTATGCGGCGCAACGTGAGGAAATGGGATATCCCATGCTTGGCAATCGAACCAACGTCTAG
- the glyS gene encoding glycine--tRNA ligase subunit beta, with amino-acid sequence MAEFVFEIGTEEMPARFVPKLAEQLRESLSVLLEQAMVDHRDVRTYATPRRIVALIADMADQQRTQEEEVTGPPSAIAYKDGELTKAGSGFAKTQGVRPEDLYTVQTAKGEYLAARKTLGGGKTVDVLPGICIECIKKMSFPKKMHWGDYDFTFGRPIRWLLALLDENVVPFQVNTLESGRQTFGHRVMGAGPFEVARAGDYARIAQEECRVMLDPEERVRVIRERGDALAKEKGGEIVWDEGLLREVANLVEIPVPVLGDIDPLYLELPAEVLLTSMQSHQKSFGVRGADGRLLPHFLTTLNLEPSDTSLVKKGWERVLKARLEDARFFWEADIKTDLGVWLDKLEHVVFLGPLGSMGDKSRRLERLCGKLAERLGETKGIAPGELAAYARAGRLAKSDLVSEMVNEFDSLQGVMGGIYAHRAGEGDVVADAIREQYRPAGPDSPVPTSLSGAILSMADKADTLAGCFGLGKIPTGANDPYALRRCALGIARIIMEHGLNLNLRNLLSAAFEGYSDVKWKIAPDQALDRLMDFFGQRLRALFSGRGISVLVAEAALGAGFDDIRTLQLRMEALEAFSKDDDFEQSVLTFKRAANIIRKQGAEADQELTGHFRSDLLVEEPEKALAERLEQSESRFETLWKDDDFAGLLGSLRDLRPDVDAFFDGVMVMCEDVELRQNRLNTLKSLVDRLGRLADFSALQV; translated from the coding sequence ATGGCTGAATTTGTATTTGAAATCGGCACAGAGGAGATGCCTGCGCGTTTCGTGCCGAAGCTTGCGGAACAATTGCGGGAAAGTCTGTCTGTTTTGCTGGAACAGGCCATGGTTGATCACCGGGACGTGCGCACGTATGCCACGCCTCGCCGTATCGTGGCGTTGATTGCGGACATGGCGGATCAGCAGCGTACTCAGGAAGAAGAGGTCACCGGACCTCCCAGCGCCATTGCCTACAAGGATGGAGAGCTGACCAAGGCCGGGAGCGGTTTTGCCAAGACTCAGGGGGTCCGCCCTGAGGATTTGTACACCGTGCAGACTGCCAAGGGAGAATATCTTGCGGCTCGCAAGACCCTTGGGGGGGGCAAGACCGTGGATGTGCTTCCGGGGATTTGCATCGAATGCATCAAGAAGATGAGTTTTCCCAAAAAAATGCATTGGGGTGACTATGATTTTACCTTTGGTCGCCCCATTCGCTGGCTTTTGGCCTTGCTGGACGAAAACGTCGTGCCGTTTCAGGTCAATACGTTGGAGTCCGGGCGTCAGACGTTCGGCCATCGTGTGATGGGAGCGGGACCGTTTGAAGTGGCCCGGGCCGGGGACTATGCGCGTATCGCACAGGAAGAATGCCGGGTTATGCTGGATCCGGAAGAGCGTGTGCGCGTGATTCGGGAGCGCGGCGATGCCTTGGCGAAAGAGAAGGGGGGCGAGATCGTCTGGGATGAAGGGCTGCTCCGCGAGGTAGCCAACCTGGTGGAAATTCCCGTTCCTGTGCTTGGCGATATTGATCCGCTGTACTTGGAACTGCCTGCCGAAGTGTTGCTTACATCCATGCAAAGCCACCAGAAGAGTTTTGGTGTGCGGGGAGCTGATGGGCGCCTTTTGCCGCATTTCCTGACGACTTTGAACCTGGAACCGTCAGATACCTCTTTGGTGAAAAAAGGCTGGGAGCGCGTGCTCAAGGCCCGCTTGGAAGATGCCCGATTCTTCTGGGAAGCGGATATCAAGACGGATTTGGGCGTCTGGCTGGATAAGCTGGAACATGTCGTATTTTTGGGACCGCTCGGCTCCATGGGAGATAAATCCCGTCGGCTGGAGCGGCTTTGTGGAAAACTCGCCGAACGCCTTGGAGAAACCAAGGGGATTGCTCCCGGAGAGCTGGCCGCTTATGCCCGCGCCGGGCGGTTGGCCAAGTCCGACCTCGTCTCCGAGATGGTCAACGAGTTTGATTCGCTGCAGGGCGTCATGGGCGGCATCTACGCACATCGGGCCGGGGAAGGCGACGTTGTGGCTGATGCCATTCGGGAACAATACCGACCGGCCGGACCGGATTCTCCTGTACCGACATCCTTGTCCGGGGCGATTCTTTCCATGGCGGATAAGGCCGATACACTGGCCGGCTGCTTCGGCCTCGGCAAAATCCCCACCGGCGCCAACGACCCGTATGCTTTGCGTCGGTGCGCCTTGGGGATCGCGCGCATCATTATGGAGCATGGCCTGAACCTGAACCTTCGGAATTTGCTTTCTGCCGCGTTTGAGGGCTACTCGGACGTCAAATGGAAGATTGCCCCGGATCAGGCTCTGGATAGGTTGATGGACTTTTTCGGGCAACGTCTGCGCGCCTTGTTCTCCGGACGCGGAATCAGCGTATTGGTTGCCGAAGCGGCCCTGGGGGCGGGATTTGATGACATTCGCACTTTGCAATTGCGTATGGAGGCTCTTGAAGCCTTCAGCAAGGATGATGATTTTGAGCAGTCCGTGTTGACTTTCAAGCGCGCCGCCAACATCATCCGTAAGCAGGGCGCAGAGGCCGACCAGGAGTTGACGGGGCATTTTCGGTCCGACCTTTTGGTCGAGGAGCCGGAGAAGGCACTTGCTGAACGATTGGAGCAAAGTGAATCTCGCTTTGAGACGCTTTGGAAGGACGATGATTTTGCCGGACTTCTAGGATCCCTGCGTGATTTGCGGCCTGACGTGGATGCTTTTTTTGATGGGGTGATGGTTATGTGTGAGGATGTCGAGCTGCGGCAAAATCGCCTTAATACGTTGAAATCACTCGTAGATCGCTTGGGCCGTCTGGCAGATTTCAGTGCCCTGCAGGTGTAG
- the rpsT gene encoding 30S ribosomal protein S20, protein MANHKSALKRHRQSLKRRDRNRAAKTQIKNKVKAVRLAVEQKDKEQAVVALRDAVSSLDKAAGKKTVHWRNASRRIGRLQQAVNKLD, encoded by the coding sequence TTGGCCAATCACAAATCCGCCCTGAAGAGGCACCGCCAGAGCTTGAAGCGTCGTGACCGTAATCGCGCCGCCAAGACCCAGATCAAAAATAAGGTGAAGGCCGTGCGCCTTGCCGTGGAGCAGAAGGACAAGGAGCAGGCCGTTGTGGCGCTGCGCGATGCCGTGTCCTCTCTTGATAAAGCCGCTGGTAAGAAGACCGTTCACTGGCGCAATGCTTCCCGTCGCATCGGCCGCTTGCAGCAGGCCGTGAACAAGCTCGACTAG
- a CDS encoding Crp/Fnr family transcriptional regulator, which produces MEYQETTAGQPFSLSNVSLFHGLPEEQVRELTRIAVPRLVEKGEEIFQAGEEARGFYVVKSGSIKIYRAAMNGKEQIIHIWSQGDMFGEVPVFQGTTFPASARALQRSKLLFFQRKAFRSLIRDEPDLGMNMIALLAGRLRLLVGQVATLSLKEVPQRLAAYLLLLASTQESDELRLELPKGQIASYLGTIQETLSRTLRRMAEQEVIAMRGRHISILDKSQLENLASGQQQL; this is translated from the coding sequence ATGGAGTATCAAGAGACCACAGCAGGCCAACCCTTTTCGCTTTCCAACGTGTCTCTATTTCACGGTCTGCCGGAGGAGCAGGTACGGGAATTGACACGCATTGCGGTTCCCCGTCTCGTTGAAAAGGGAGAAGAAATCTTTCAAGCCGGGGAAGAAGCCCGCGGCTTTTATGTGGTGAAAAGCGGATCCATCAAAATCTACCGAGCCGCCATGAACGGTAAGGAGCAAATCATTCATATCTGGAGCCAGGGGGATATGTTCGGCGAAGTGCCGGTCTTCCAAGGCACCACATTTCCTGCAAGTGCTCGGGCGTTGCAGCGATCGAAATTGCTTTTTTTTCAGCGCAAGGCCTTCCGGTCACTCATTCGGGACGAACCGGACCTCGGTATGAATATGATCGCGCTTCTGGCCGGACGACTCCGCCTGCTTGTCGGACAAGTGGCAACCCTCAGCCTCAAGGAAGTCCCGCAACGGCTGGCCGCCTATCTGTTGCTGCTGGCTTCGACCCAGGAGTCCGACGAACTCCGCCTGGAGCTGCCCAAAGGCCAAATCGCCTCTTATCTCGGGACAATCCAGGAAACACTCTCCCGAACACTGCGCCGCATGGCGGAACAGGAGGTCATTGCCATGCGCGGACGGCATATCTCGATCCTGGACAAAAGCCAGTTGGAAAATCTGGCCTCCGGACAACAACAACTCTGA
- a CDS encoding 4Fe-4S binding protein translates to METGFVDRFVDVVQKTGWSEFVLEQVGSGVSVHKRIRFAIAGCANGCSRPQIVDFGLLRAVLPNVEPDACTGCGFCTGACPEGSVSMEPAHGTGVCVPLIDRDQCLLCGRCSAACPEGAMRMTATGWRVVVGGRLGRLPVLARELPGLYDDDAVLQLVDALVRLFMQHWKPGLRLGVLLEELGFENVVSACSL, encoded by the coding sequence ATGGAGACAGGGTTCGTGGATCGGTTTGTTGATGTCGTGCAAAAAACCGGGTGGTCGGAATTTGTTTTGGAACAAGTTGGGAGTGGTGTTTCCGTCCATAAGCGGATTCGCTTTGCGATCGCCGGGTGTGCCAATGGATGTTCCCGGCCGCAGATTGTGGATTTTGGGTTGTTACGGGCAGTGTTGCCTAACGTTGAACCGGATGCGTGTACCGGCTGCGGATTCTGTACCGGGGCGTGTCCGGAAGGCAGCGTGTCGATGGAGCCGGCTCATGGAACAGGTGTGTGTGTTCCGCTGATTGATCGGGATCAATGCCTTTTGTGTGGGCGTTGTTCGGCCGCTTGTCCTGAGGGGGCCATGCGTATGACGGCAACAGGATGGCGTGTGGTTGTGGGGGGACGTCTGGGCCGTTTACCGGTTTTGGCAAGGGAGTTGCCGGGGCTATACGATGATGACGCGGTGTTGCAGTTGGTCGACGCTTTGGTCCGTTTGTTCATGCAGCATTGGAAGCCGGGATTGCGTTTGGGGGTGCTTTTGGAGGAATTAGGATTTGAAAATGTTGTTTCCGCCTGCTCCCTTTGA
- a CDS encoding ATP-binding protein, whose product MQREIIRIDEEKCDGCGLCVPSCAEGAIRIVDGKARIVADKYCDGLGACLGHCPQGALSIEVREAEAFDEQAVEALLATGQPVHAAESAQQFSGCPSANVKTLSPCEGFNSPRIRTDNEKGASALSHWPVQIRLVPPDAPFLQDADLLLTADCVAVALPDFHSRWLPGRVVLMGCPKFDDSESYVERLSALFQTTSIRSLTVLEMEVPCCANMSRIVAKAVARAGVPLRFERVVISCRGQVVGRETS is encoded by the coding sequence ATGCAGCGTGAGATAATTCGGATTGACGAGGAAAAGTGCGATGGTTGTGGGCTTTGTGTCCCCAGTTGCGCCGAGGGAGCCATTCGCATTGTGGATGGAAAAGCTCGCATTGTGGCCGATAAGTATTGTGATGGCCTTGGCGCCTGTTTGGGCCATTGCCCTCAGGGGGCTTTGAGCATTGAAGTCCGAGAGGCCGAAGCGTTTGATGAGCAGGCCGTCGAAGCGCTGCTTGCAACGGGGCAGCCGGTGCATGCCGCAGAATCCGCACAGCAATTCAGCGGATGCCCTTCCGCAAATGTTAAGACCCTGTCTCCATGCGAAGGATTCAACAGTCCCCGGATCCGAACGGATAACGAGAAGGGTGCTTCCGCCCTGTCGCACTGGCCCGTACAGATACGTTTGGTCCCGCCGGATGCTCCCTTTCTCCAGGATGCGGATTTGTTGCTTACGGCTGATTGTGTTGCCGTGGCATTGCCCGATTTCCATTCCCGTTGGCTCCCTGGACGCGTGGTCCTCATGGGCTGTCCCAAATTTGACGATTCGGAATCGTACGTCGAGCGGCTGTCGGCACTGTTTCAGACCACTTCCATTCGATCCTTGACCGTGTTGGAAATGGAGGTTCCATGTTGCGCAAATATGAGTCGTATCGTGGCCAAGGCGGTTGCTCGGGCAGGGGTACCGTTGCGCTTTGAGAGGGTTGTTATTTCCTGTCGCGGACAGGTTGTGGGCCGCGAAACCAGTTGA
- a CDS encoding cupin domain-containing protein has protein sequence MRTISLTEENGFKAETFSTLHAHASPYTKVVNFNFEPGQELPLHSHDIEGELVLTVLEGEGEFLGAEGMRVPARTGDVLIADIAEPHGVRAISRMRVLVVIAPPI, from the coding sequence ATGCGGACGATATCTTTGACGGAAGAGAATGGATTCAAGGCGGAAACGTTCAGCACGCTGCATGCACATGCATCGCCGTATACCAAGGTGGTTAATTTTAACTTTGAGCCTGGACAGGAATTGCCCTTGCATTCACATGATATTGAAGGGGAGTTGGTGCTGACCGTGCTTGAAGGCGAAGGAGAATTTCTGGGTGCGGAAGGGATGCGCGTTCCAGCCCGAACCGGAGACGTGCTTATCGCTGACATCGCAGAACCGCATGGCGTCCGGGCAATTTCCCGGATGCGGGTGCTTGTGGTCATTGCACCCCCCATCTGA
- a CDS encoding nitrite/sulfite reductase domain-containing protein, with product MKDALKGAILQRDKTTYAIVPRTPAGIMTPDQLESIAHVARRYEVPVLKITSGQRMALVGLAEQDVSRAWDDLRMEVGEATGLCVHYVQACPGTAVCRLGLRDSLGLGLELEQLYVGRELPAKVKMGVSGCPMCCGESWVRDIGFLGKKNGWTMIVGGSSAGRPRIGDLLAEGLDREQAVELAGRFLDYYAEQAPKRHRTAKFLEKHGIEAVKEALL from the coding sequence ATGAAGGATGCCTTGAAAGGCGCGATATTGCAGCGGGACAAGACGACGTACGCCATTGTTCCCCGGACGCCGGCCGGGATCATGACTCCGGATCAGTTGGAGTCCATTGCCCATGTGGCTCGGAGGTACGAAGTACCTGTCTTGAAGATCACTTCGGGTCAACGCATGGCGCTTGTGGGATTGGCGGAACAGGATGTTTCCCGGGCTTGGGACGACTTGCGTATGGAGGTGGGGGAGGCAACTGGGCTTTGCGTGCATTATGTTCAGGCCTGTCCAGGAACAGCGGTTTGTCGGCTGGGGCTTCGGGATTCTCTTGGGTTGGGGCTGGAGCTGGAACAACTTTATGTTGGGCGCGAACTGCCAGCCAAGGTGAAGATGGGCGTATCCGGCTGTCCCATGTGCTGTGGTGAGTCCTGGGTAAGAGATATTGGTTTTTTAGGAAAGAAAAACGGTTGGACCATGATTGTGGGCGGCTCCAGCGCCGGGCGGCCCCGCATTGGGGATCTGCTGGCCGAGGGGCTGGACAGGGAGCAGGCTGTGGAACTGGCGGGACGCTTCTTGGATTATTATGCGGAGCAGGCTCCCAAACGGCACCGCACGGCAAAGTTTTTGGAAAAGCATGGCATTGAGGCCGTGAAAGAAGCCCTGTTGTAA
- a CDS encoding multiheme c-type cytochrome translates to MNKKCFIAVMLTVAAFAVSSFASAAQQNLPKPKEFRIERGMPPQAVACIECHKTESPGLFTDWAMSRHASANVTCLDCHQAQTGDKDISQEHFKQYERSDTKWGTGEYKIAVAGVVTPKDCSRCHPDEAMQYSRSKHANTMEIIWKIDPWLNHGMNNAVERSTGCYTCHGTILRQNEDGKLDPLTWPNVGVGRVNLDGSLGSCTSCHTRHRFSVMEARKPEACGQCHLGPDHPQIEIYMESKHGDLYTAFGDEYNWDSAPGTWTPGVDYRGPTCASCHMSGSGSVMTTHDVTERLSWELQAPLTIRPQDFPAFPAKTDWKVERGKMQDICNQCHSKTWTESHYARMDQAVANYNEIYFKPAKAMLDKLYEANLLDKSRFFDEELEVQYYELWHHEGRRARMGTAMMAPDYAWWHGFYECKHRYNTFMELAAQLIKSGKPAHKADPYPGSGGDTTRPPQLFGKQ, encoded by the coding sequence ATGAACAAGAAATGTTTCATCGCCGTCATGTTGACAGTGGCGGCATTTGCCGTGTCATCATTTGCCTCGGCTGCTCAACAAAATCTTCCAAAGCCGAAGGAATTTCGCATCGAACGGGGCATGCCTCCACAGGCCGTAGCCTGCATCGAATGCCATAAAACCGAAAGTCCCGGACTGTTTACGGACTGGGCCATGAGCCGCCACGCCTCGGCCAATGTGACCTGCCTGGACTGTCACCAGGCCCAAACAGGCGACAAGGACATCAGCCAGGAACACTTCAAGCAGTACGAACGCTCCGACACCAAGTGGGGAACCGGAGAATATAAAATCGCTGTGGCCGGGGTCGTCACACCCAAAGACTGTTCACGGTGCCATCCCGATGAAGCCATGCAATACAGCCGTTCCAAGCACGCCAACACAATGGAAATCATCTGGAAAATCGACCCATGGCTCAACCACGGCATGAACAACGCCGTGGAGCGCTCCACGGGCTGTTATACTTGCCATGGCACCATCCTTCGCCAGAATGAAGATGGAAAACTTGATCCCCTGACCTGGCCCAATGTCGGCGTTGGACGCGTCAACCTGGACGGCAGCCTCGGATCATGTACCAGCTGCCATACCCGCCATCGCTTCTCTGTCATGGAAGCCCGCAAACCCGAGGCCTGCGGACAATGCCACTTGGGTCCGGATCATCCCCAGATTGAAATCTACATGGAATCCAAACATGGAGACCTGTACACAGCTTTCGGAGACGAGTACAATTGGGATTCCGCCCCTGGCACCTGGACCCCGGGCGTAGACTACCGCGGTCCCACCTGCGCTTCGTGCCATATGTCCGGATCGGGGTCCGTGATGACGACTCACGACGTTACGGAGCGGCTTTCCTGGGAACTCCAGGCTCCTTTAACGATTCGGCCACAAGACTTCCCGGCGTTTCCGGCAAAGACCGACTGGAAGGTAGAGCGCGGCAAGATGCAAGACATCTGCAACCAGTGCCATTCCAAAACCTGGACGGAAAGTCACTACGCACGCATGGATCAAGCCGTTGCAAACTATAACGAGATATACTTCAAGCCCGCAAAGGCCATGTTGGATAAGCTCTATGAAGCTAACCTGCTGGATAAGTCACGGTTCTTTGATGAGGAACTGGAAGTCCAGTACTATGAACTCTGGCACCACGAAGGCCGCCGCGCACGCATGGGTACGGCCATGATGGCACCCGACTATGCCTGGTGGCATGGATTCTATGAATGCAAGCACCGCTACAACACGTTCATGGAATTAGCCGCGCAACTGATCAAATCCGGGAAGCCTGCCCATAAGGCCGACCCGTATCCGGGATCCGGCGGAGACACCACACGACCGCCGCAGCTGTTCGGTAAGCAATAA